DNA sequence from the Chryseobacterium indicum genome:
AGCCAGCCTAAAAAATCTTTCGTAAAAGCAGCACGGATTCCGTTGACGTTATAAGTGATTAATTTCATAATTCAAAAGTATTAATAAAAAAGAAGCGGAAAAAATCTTTGATTTTTTCCGCCCCTCTCTTCACCCGAAGTCAAACTATGAAAAACTACTTGGGTTCCAAAATACTGAATGGAATGATACACTCTTCCAGTGAAATCCCTCCATGCTGGTACGTTTCTTTATAATAATTCACAAAGTGATTGTAATTCTTTGGATAAGCAAGGAAAATATTATTCTTCGCAAAAATATATTTAGAACTTAAATTTCCTTTCGGCAAAAACAGCTTTTCAGGATTCGTAATTGCCCAAACATCACTGTCGTCATACGTTAAGCTCTTTCCGGTCTTGTAACGAATATTCGTGGAAGTTTCTCTGTCTCCTACAACTTTACTCGGTTTTTTAACATAAACCGTTCCGTGATCCGTAGTAATCACCAGTTTGAAACCGTTTTCTGCGGCAACTTTAATAATTTTCAATAAAGAAGAATTTTCAAACCAGTTCAACGTTAAAGACCTGAAGGTCTTATCATCACGGATCAGCTGATCTACAATATGATTATCCGTTTTCGCATGAGAAAGAATATCAATAAAATTATAAACAATTACCAACAGATCATTGTTTTTGTGCTGATTAAAATCGTCGTAAATTTTTCTTTCGAAATCAGCATTCAGAACTTTCAGATACTTCATGGATTTTGAGCTCAGACCGATCCTTTTCATTTGATCTTCTAAGAAATCACGCTCAAATTCGTTTTTATTTCCTTCTTCATTGTCGTTAAACCATTTGTCAGGAAAACGTTTTTCAATCTCTGAAGGCATTAAACCTGCAAAAAAAGAATTTCTTGCATACTGGGTTGCAGTCGGAAGAATACTGTAATAATAATCCTCAGAAACCTTGTTGTAATACTTCGTAAATAAAGGTTCAATAACTTTCCACTGGTCATAACGAAGATTATCAACCATCAGAAGCAAAACCTTATCTTTTTCAACCTCAGGTTTCACTTTATCCTTGAAAAGCGTATGGCTCATGATCGGTTTATCCGAATCGTGAAGCCAGTCTTCATAATTCTTTTCAATAAATTTGGCAAACTGAATATTGGCTTCCTCTTTTTGTGACTGAAGAAGATCCGCAAACTCATTATCCGTTACTTTATCAAATTTAATTTCCCAGTTAAGGATTTTCTTATAATATTCCGCCCAATCCTGATACGTTCTTAAATAAGAAAGCTCCATCGAAAGATTTCTGAATTCCTGCTGATACTGCAGAATCGTTTTCTGCTCCACAAGATTATCCTGCTGAAGATTTTTCTTTAATGACAGTAAAATCTGGTTAGGATTTACCGGCTTCAGGATGTAATCTGCAATCTGCGATCCGATTGCCTCCTCCATAATATGCTCTTCCTCACTTTTCGTTACCATAACGATTTTCAGCGAGTTGTCCTTATCCTTAATCATCGGAATCGCTTCAAGGCCTGAAATTCCGGGCATATTCTCATCAATCAGCGTCAGTGCAAACTTCTCCGAGTCCATGAGTTCAAGAGCCTCATTAACATTATTAACGGGAGTTACCTGATATCCCTTTTTTTCAAGAAAAACGATGTGTGGTTTAAGTAGATCTATTTCATCATCTATCCATAATATCTTTTCCGACATAATTATTTTTTTACATGGTTATTGTATCAAATTGCTGACCAATTAATTCTAAAATCTGCCAAAATCCGCAGACGTAAAGTTAAATATAAGTTAAATGAAATAACGGAATAATTACGTTTTTCTTTTATTTAATTTCCACTTTTTAAATATTCCAGAGCTCTTTCCAGAATTTCGTCTTTTCCCTGCTGTATTCCTTTCACTGTAGGACGTACGATAATGTCCGGAATAATCCCGATTCGCTGCGTTTCTCTTCCGTCCGGATAATACGCTCCCAAACCCGTAAAACACGTTTTAAGACCGGCAATATTAAATGAAATGACATCACCATTTGCTCCCGAAGTGTATCCTCCGATTACTTTTGCTTTCGGATGCTGCTTAAGCATCATTACGGTTGTTTCAGCCTGACTTTGCGTAACCTCATTCACCAGAATGACCACATTTCCTTTATAATAATCCGGATTATTTCTTCCGATGTTGTTTTTGCGGCGGTAAAATTTGCTTAAATAATTGGTTTCTGGAAAAATAAATTCATAATAAATTTTATTTTCAGGAAGCAACAGTCTGCTCAACGGCAAAATCGTCATATTCGGATAATTTCTGGAATCGAAAATGATCGATTCTGTATTTTTCAGATTTTCGAACATATCATTCAGATCAGATCTTTTGATTAATCCCATGTTCACATAACCCATCTTTTTTTCATCATCGAGAAACTTCCATTTTTCAGGAACCGTAGGATTTTCGCGAATAATTTCTTTCTGAAAATATGTTTTTACTTTGATGGCTAAATTAATTCCGTCCCTTTCAATTTTAAGCCCGAGAGAATCTTTATTGGTGTACAGAAAAAGATATTTCGACTTATTGATCTTTCCCCATGAATTCGAAGCCGGAAGATATTTCCCAAACGAATTAATTTTCTGCGGAATCGTTAATCCTTCAACATCGTAGATCACATCACCAATTTTGAGCGGATTTTCTTCATTAAAAATAGTCGGATATATTTTTGTTACAACCAGCTTTCCTTCCGCATAAGAATACTGTACCGGAACATTTTTTCTTCCGTATTGGTTTAAACTAGTCAGCCTTGAAAATAAATAAGCGTGCGAATCATCCGTTTTGGTCACAAGTTCCGCTAAAGCTAAATGATAGCTTTCATCATTATCAACAGCAAGAAATTTTGGAATCATTTCCCGTAAAACATCATTCCAGTTCTGATCGGTTTTGTATTTGTATGCAAAAAAATATTCTGCATAATTCCAGTATCTGAAGAATTCCAAAAGAGCAATTTGTTTTGAAGTAAATTTCGAGCCGTAAGAATTTTCATTCCTGAAATAAACCTTTCTTCCGTTTAACCCGAAATAATAATTTTCACCGGTATTCCTGTTGTTCTCAATAAATTTCAGCTTTTCACGTACATTTTCAGAAAAAATACGCTGATCATCCATCCATCCGAGATCAAAATTTTTTAAGAAATAAACTTTATCGTTATCATTTACACAATTTTTACAAACTTCAGTTTTTCCGAGACTTTCAATCCAGTTAGAATACAATTCATTCAATTGATCTTTATTGTTAATATTTTCAAGTTCATCAATTTTCTGAAATAATTGCTGATCCCAGTTGAACTGTCCTTTCGATACATTCGGATGATAATATTTTAAAAATCCCCATACTTTACATAACGATTCAAGCTTTTGGGTTTCCGATAAAGTCTGCGCCGAAAAATGTAAGTTTAAAAATAAGATAATGAAAAGGGAGAATTTTCTCATGAAAAGGTTATTCAATCAAAGATAGCTTTTAAACACAAACAGCACAACTATTTATTCAAAGAAGATTTTATCCAGCCTTTGCTGAGTGAAACGCCTTTCCGAACGAAAATATGCAGCACAACTGTAAAAAAAATCTTTGCGGACTTTGTGTTAAAAACAAATTCAACAAAGAAAGTTACTTTTAAAACAACAAACAGTTTAATGAAAATTAATTACCTCTAAAATATAAAATTCCTAAATTTGTTTGCAAATACAGACGTTTTCAATGCAGAACAAGCTAAAAATCATCAATGATCCCGTTCACGGATTCATCAAAATTCCCCATGAAATTTTATTCGACATCATAGAGCATCCTTACTTCCAGAGATTAAGAAGGATAGGACAGACGGGACTTTTGAACCTCATTTTTCCGGGCGCGACACATACAAGATTTCATCATGCTTTAGGGGCCATGCATTTGATGTTTATGGCTTTGGAAACCTTGAAGCAGAAAGGCGTGAAAATTTCAGAAGAGGAAGAAAAAGGGGCAATGTTGGCGATTTTAATGCATGATATTGGTCATGGTCCGTTTTCCCACGCTCTGGAAAGTATGCTGATGGACGATTGGCATCACGAAAAATTATCTTTATTACTCATGAATCGCCTGAATGATGAATTTAACGGAGAATTATCCTGCGCTATCGAAATGTTTCAGGGAAAATACCACCGAAAGTTTTTTAACCAGCTTATTTCTTCACAACTCGATGTCGATCGTTTGGATTATCTGAAACGGGACAGCTTTTTTACGGGAGTTTCCGAAGGAAGCATCAATACACAAAGAATCATCTCCATGATGAACGTCTGTGATGAAGGTGAGCTGGTAATTGATGCAAAAGGCGTTTATTCTATTGAGAATTTCCTCACAGCCAGAATGTTCATGTATTGGCAGGTGTATTATCATAAAACATCCGCTCTGGCAGAATTTCTTTTGGTTAAAATTCTGGAAAGAGCCAAGCTTCTGGTTTCACAGGGAATCGATTTGCCGGCAACTGAAAACCTCAAATATTTTCTGCATCGCGGAAAAAGTGCAGCCACGGATGAAGATGTGGAACGTTTTACACAGCTTGATGATAATGATATTATTCAGGCAATGAAAAACTGGCAGAATGCAGAGGATATGATTCTCTCGTATTGGTGTAAATGTGTGATCCAGAGAAACCTTCCGAAAACCATTATTTCATCTCATCCTTTTGAGCCGGGTTTTATTGAAGAAAAAATAAAGAATGTGAATGAATTTTTCGGAATCGATAATGGGAGCGAACTGGTACACGAAATAAAAAGAAAACTCCTTCCTTACGATACCGAAAAACAGCCGATTTATCTGTTGCAGAAAAACGGTAAAAAAATCCGTCTTGACGAATCGGAAGACCAGCTTTTATCGGGCTTGATGGTAAACAAAACCACAAGGTATATTCTTACATTTCCAAGAAATATTTCACACATTATTTCTTAAAGAATATTAAAATTCACGTTCCGAAAACTAAAAAATGTTTGCGAATTACAGAATTTCTTATCTTTGCAGAATATGGAATTTACAGCTTCGCAAATTGCAAGTTTTATCGACGGAAAAATAATAGGTGACGAAAATGCACTTATTACAGGAGTTTCGCCCATAGAAAGCGGGGAAACAGGGCATCTTTCTTTCATCGCGCAGGATAGATTTTCGCATTATTTAGAGACTTCAAAATGTTCCGTTATCATTGTTTCGGAAAAGCTTATCTCAAAAGATTCTTACCTTCCTACTGTTATTGCAGTAAAGGATGCTTATCTTTCTTTTCAGGTTCTCATGAATTTATATCAGGAAATGCAGGGAAGAAGAAAAGGAATCGAAAATGGTTCATCCATTCATGAAACTGCTGTAATCGGAGAAGATGTGTATATCGGGGCTTTTACCTACGTTTCAGAAAAAGCAAAAGTGGGAGAGGGAAGCCAGATTTATCCGCAGGTTTACATCGGAAAAGGGGTGAAGATCGGGAAAAACTGTAAAATCGACAGTGGAGCGAGAATTTATGATTACTGCATCATCGGAGACAATTGTGTTATTCATTCCAATACCGTAATCGGAGGAGACGGTTTCGGATTTCAGCCGACTCAGGACGGATTCAAAAAAATTCCGCAGTTAGGAAACGTTATCATTGAAGACGATGTGGAAATTGGTTCCAATTGCAGTATAGACAGAGCAACCATTGGTTCTACCGTAATCGGAAAAGGAACTAAAATTGATAATCTGATCCAGATCGCACACAACGTAAAAATCGGAAAAAACAATGTAATTGCCGCACAAGCCGGAATTGCAGGATCTACAACCATTGGAGACTGGAACCAGATTGGAGGTCAGGTAGGTGTTGTAGGACACATCAAAATAGGAAATCAGGTAAAAATACAGGCTCAGAGTGGCGTAAATTCCAGCGTAAACGACAGAGAAACCATTTATGGATCTCCGGCGATCAGCTACAACGACTACCTTAGAAGCTATGTACATTTCAGAAACTTACCTGAAGTGGTAAAAAGAATAAATAATCTCGAGAATAACTCAAAAGATTAAACTAATGAGTGATATGCAAAAAACACTTCAGCAGGAAGTGACACTTTCCGGAATCGGACTTCATACTGGTAAAGAAGTAAAATTAACCATGAAACCTGCAAAAGAAAATACAGGTTTCGTATTCGTAAGAACAGATTTGGAAGGGCATCCTCAGGTCGAAGCAGACGTTAACTACGTTGTAGCTACAGAAAGAGGAACAACATTAGAAAAACTGGGCGTGAAAATCACAACTTGTGAGCATCTTCTGGCTGCTTTGGTAGGATGTGATATCGACAACGCTATTTTAGAAATGGATGCTTCTGAGCCGCCGATTTTAGACGGTTCTTCAAAATTCTTTGTAGAAGCAATCGAAAGCGTAGGAGTGGTAGACCAAAATATTGCAAGAGAATATCTTGTCGTAAAAGAAGTGCTTACTTACAGCGATCCGGCTACAGGATCTGAGATCACCATTATTCCTTCAGATACCTACGAAGTAACAACGATGGTAGACTTTGGAACCAAAGTTTTGGGAACTCAAAATGCTACGCTTAAAAATATTTCTGAGTTTAAAGAAGAAATTTCATCCGCAAGAACATTCAGCTTCTTACACGAGCTGGAAATGCTTTTGGATCATGGTTTGATCAAAGGGGGAGATATTTCCAACGCGATTGTTTACGTAGATAAAGATCT
Encoded proteins:
- a CDS encoding PglZ domain-containing protein, with protein sequence MSEKILWIDDEIDLLKPHIVFLEKKGYQVTPVNNVNEALELMDSEKFALTLIDENMPGISGLEAIPMIKDKDNSLKIVMVTKSEEEHIMEEAIGSQIADYILKPVNPNQILLSLKKNLQQDNLVEQKTILQYQQEFRNLSMELSYLRTYQDWAEYYKKILNWEIKFDKVTDNEFADLLQSQKEEANIQFAKFIEKNYEDWLHDSDKPIMSHTLFKDKVKPEVEKDKVLLLMVDNLRYDQWKVIEPLFTKYYNKVSEDYYYSILPTATQYARNSFFAGLMPSEIEKRFPDKWFNDNEEGNKNEFERDFLEDQMKRIGLSSKSMKYLKVLNADFERKIYDDFNQHKNNDLLVIVYNFIDILSHAKTDNHIVDQLIRDDKTFRSLTLNWFENSSLLKIIKVAAENGFKLVITTDHGTVYVKKPSKVVGDRETSTNIRYKTGKSLTYDDSDVWAITNPEKLFLPKGNLSSKYIFAKNNIFLAYPKNYNHFVNYYKETYQHGGISLEECIIPFSILEPK
- a CDS encoding S41 family peptidase, which gives rise to MRKFSLFIILFLNLHFSAQTLSETQKLESLCKVWGFLKYYHPNVSKGQFNWDQQLFQKIDELENINNKDQLNELYSNWIESLGKTEVCKNCVNDNDKVYFLKNFDLGWMDDQRIFSENVREKLKFIENNRNTGENYYFGLNGRKVYFRNENSYGSKFTSKQIALLEFFRYWNYAEYFFAYKYKTDQNWNDVLREMIPKFLAVDNDESYHLALAELVTKTDDSHAYLFSRLTSLNQYGRKNVPVQYSYAEGKLVVTKIYPTIFNEENPLKIGDVIYDVEGLTIPQKINSFGKYLPASNSWGKINKSKYLFLYTNKDSLGLKIERDGINLAIKVKTYFQKEIIRENPTVPEKWKFLDDEKKMGYVNMGLIKRSDLNDMFENLKNTESIIFDSRNYPNMTILPLSRLLLPENKIYYEFIFPETNYLSKFYRRKNNIGRNNPDYYKGNVVILVNEVTQSQAETTVMMLKQHPKAKVIGGYTSGANGDVISFNIAGLKTCFTGLGAYYPDGRETQRIGIIPDIIVRPTVKGIQQGKDEILERALEYLKSGN
- the lpxD gene encoding UDP-3-O-(3-hydroxymyristoyl)glucosamine N-acyltransferase; translated protein: MEFTASQIASFIDGKIIGDENALITGVSPIESGETGHLSFIAQDRFSHYLETSKCSVIIVSEKLISKDSYLPTVIAVKDAYLSFQVLMNLYQEMQGRRKGIENGSSIHETAVIGEDVYIGAFTYVSEKAKVGEGSQIYPQVYIGKGVKIGKNCKIDSGARIYDYCIIGDNCVIHSNTVIGGDGFGFQPTQDGFKKIPQLGNVIIEDDVEIGSNCSIDRATIGSTVIGKGTKIDNLIQIAHNVKIGKNNVIAAQAGIAGSTTIGDWNQIGGQVGVVGHIKIGNQVKIQAQSGVNSSVNDRETIYGSPAISYNDYLRSYVHFRNLPEVVKRINNLENNSKD
- a CDS encoding HD domain-containing protein, producing the protein MQNKLKIINDPVHGFIKIPHEILFDIIEHPYFQRLRRIGQTGLLNLIFPGATHTRFHHALGAMHLMFMALETLKQKGVKISEEEEKGAMLAILMHDIGHGPFSHALESMLMDDWHHEKLSLLLMNRLNDEFNGELSCAIEMFQGKYHRKFFNQLISSQLDVDRLDYLKRDSFFTGVSEGSINTQRIISMMNVCDEGELVIDAKGVYSIENFLTARMFMYWQVYYHKTSALAEFLLVKILERAKLLVSQGIDLPATENLKYFLHRGKSAATDEDVERFTQLDDNDIIQAMKNWQNAEDMILSYWCKCVIQRNLPKTIISSHPFEPGFIEEKIKNVNEFFGIDNGSELVHEIKRKLLPYDTEKQPIYLLQKNGKKIRLDESEDQLLSGLMVNKTTRYILTFPRNISHIIS